From Drosophila willistoni isolate 14030-0811.24 unplaced genomic scaffold, UCI_dwil_1.1 Seg531, whole genome shotgun sequence, a single genomic window includes:
- the LOC124461532 gene encoding uncharacterized protein LOC124461532, whose protein sequence is MAPRPRSVQASKEERRCSRGTESFRCRVCRGIHSLKRCRRFLRLNVEKRMRAVLANKYCANCLAHQHSGGSCLSGDKCRICEEDHHTLLHFHEQPRRRTPSSVVRRVTPESSRRRVAPTPASDPKLTLTTLLQHRNPHLMPTAMVRIETEGKTFDVKALVDPCSAVSSMATSLATAFKLTAVNIGAEKAVAAVIRSPISEGWRLEAILKVVDGLCCRTPSAPVDPQIAKKFEGIVLADETFYRPSSVSLVLGADVITEVMLEGSLPGVGGRPIAMRTVFGWTLSGACH, encoded by the coding sequence ATGGCTCCGAGACCGCGTTCAGTACAGGCATCGAAAGAGGAGCGCAGATGTTCGCGAGGAACTGAGTCCTTCCGTTGCCGAGTCTGTCGCGGAATCCATTCTCTGAAGCGATGCCGTCGCTTCCTGCGGCTGAACGTGGAGAAGAGGATGAGGGCAGTGCTGGCGAATAAGTACTGCGCCAATTGCCTGGCCCACCAACATTCCGGAGGAAGCTGCTTAAGCGGTGATAAGTGCCGAATCTGTGAGGAGGATCACCACACGCTGCTTCACTTCCATGAACAGCCACGTCGACGCACTCCAAGCTCCGTCGTACGCCGAGTCACCCCCGAGTCCTCCAGACGAAGGGTCGCGCCAACGCCAGCCTCCGATCCGAAACTGACCTTGACCACACTGCTGCAGCACCGCAATCCGCATCTGATGCCCACGGCGATGGTGCGTATTGAGACGGAGGGAAAAACCTTCGACGTGAAGGCCCTGGTGGACCCTTGTTCTGCGGTATCGTCGATGGCGACGTCATTGGCCACGGCCTTCAAGTTGACAGCCGTCAATATAGGGGCAGAGAAAGCGGTGGCAGCAGTGATCCGGTCCCCAATCAGTGAAGGATGGCGATTGGAGGCGATCCTGAAGGTGGTCGATGGCTTGTGCTGCCGCACTCCAAGCGCTCCGGTGGACCCACAGATCGCCAAAAAGTTTGAGGGCATCGTCCTGGCGGATGAGACGTTCTACCGACCGTCGTCAGTGTCTCTGGTCCTGGGCGCGGATGTGATCACGGAGGTCATGCTAGAAGGGAGTCTACCTGGGGTTGGCGGGCGGCCGATTGCGATGCGCACAGTTTTTGGCTGGACCCTGTCCGGAGCGTGCCATTAA